A window of Mangifera indica cultivar Alphonso chromosome 11, CATAS_Mindica_2.1, whole genome shotgun sequence contains these coding sequences:
- the LOC123229554 gene encoding catalase isozyme 1-like, protein MDPYKHLPSSAFNAPFMTTNAGAPIWNDNNSLTIGSRGPVLLEDYHLIEKLAHFTRERIPERIVHARGASAKGFFEVTHDISDLTCADFLRAPGVQTPVIVRFSTVIHERGSPETLRDPRGFAVKFYTREGNFDLVGNNFPVFFTRDAIKFPDVIHAFKPNPKTHIQEYWRILDFCSYLPESLSTFSWFFDDVGIPTNYRHMEGFGVQTFTLVNKNGKSLYVKFHWKPTCGVKCLTDEEAIQVGGSNHSHATKDLNDSIAAGNFPEWKLFIQTIDPAHEDQLDFDPLDVTKWWPEDIIPLQPVGRLVLNKNIDNFFTENEMLAFNPGLVVPGIYFTNDKMLQTRIFAYGDTQRHRLGPNYLMLPVNAPKCPHRNNHYDGFMNFMHRDEEVDYFPSRYDPVRHAERFPIPSDIVVGKREKCVIEKENNFKQPGDRYRSWAPDRQERFITRWINALSDPRITYEIRSIWISYWTQADRSLGQKLASRLNVRPSI, encoded by the exons ATGGATCCCTACAAA CACTTGCCATCAAGCGCTTTCAATGCCCCCTTCATGACCACTAATGCCGGAGCTCCGATCTGGAACGACAACAACTCCTTGACCATTGGATCTCGAGGTCCCGTTCTCCTTGAGGATTATCATCTGATTGAGAAACTTGCGCACTTTACAAGGGAGAGGATTCCAGAACGTATAGTCCATGCCAGGGGAGCCAGTGCCAAGGGTTTCTTCGAGGTCACCCATGATATTTCTGACCTTACATGTGCTGATTTTCTTCGAGCACCCGGTGTACAGACGCCTGTAATTGTTCGGTTCTCCACTGTTATTCATGAACGTGGCAGTCCTGAAACCCTGAGGGACCCTCGAGGATTTGCAGTCAAGTTTTACACCAGAGAG ggtaattttgatCTTGTGGGAAATAATTTCCCTGTTTTCTTCACCCGTGATGCAATTAAGTTCCCAGATGTGATCCATGCTTTTAAACCAAACCCGAAGACTCATATTCAGGAGTATTGGAGGATCCTGGATTTCTGCTCTTACCTTCCTGAGAGCTTGTCCACCTTTTCCTGGTTCTTTGATGATGTGGGCATCCCAACTAATTACAGGCATATGGAAGGTTTTGGAGTTCAAACATTTACTCTGGTCAACAAGAATGGAAAATCTCTGTATGTGAAATTTCACTGGAAACCCACTTGTGGAGTTAAGTGTTTGACTGATGAAGAGGCAATCCAGGTTGGAGGATCTAACCATAGCCACGCTACCAAGGATCTCAATGATTCAATTGCAGCTGGAAACTTTCCTGAGTGGAAACTCTTTATCCAAACTATTGATCCTGCGCATGAGGACCAATTAGACTTTGACCCTCTTGATGTTACCAAGTGGTGGCCAGAGGACATCATCCCCCTGCAGCCTGTTGGCCGCTTGGTGTTGAACAAGAACATTGATAATTTCTTCACAGAAAATGAGATGCTGGCGTTTAATCCTGGTCTTGTGGTTCCTGGCATCTACTTCACCAATGATAAGATGCTTCAGACTCGAATCTTCGCCTATGGTGATACCCAGAGACACCGTCTGGGGCCAAACTACCTGATGCTTCCGGTCAATGCTCCCAAGTGCCCTCATCGCAACAATCATTATGATGGTTTTATGAATTTCATGCACAGGGATGAGGAG GTTGATTACTTCCCTTCAAGGTATGATCCTGTTCGTCATGCTGAGAGATTCCCCATTCCATCAGACATCGTTGTTGGAAAGCGTGAGAAG TGTGTCATTGAGAAGGAGAACAACTTCAAACAACCTGGAGATAGATACAGATCGTGGGCTCCAGACCG GCAAGAGCGATTCATCACCAGGTGGATAAATGCTTTATCTGACCCCCGTATTACCTATGAAATCCGCAGCATATGGATCTCATACTGGACTCAG GCTGACAGATCTCTGGGTCAGAAGCTTGCTTCACGTCTCAATGTAAGGCCATCCATTTAA